Proteins from a single region of Cytophagaceae bacterium:
- the rplS gene encoding 50S ribosomal protein L19 — protein MDLIKFVESEFLATKAGVPDFKAGDTVNVYVKIIEGNKERIQLYQGVVIQRKNYGTTGESFTVRKISNGVGVERIFPVLSPSIDKIEVIRRGKVRRAKLYYLRGKHGKAARIKELKK, from the coding sequence ATGGATTTAATTAAATTTGTAGAGTCAGAATTTTTGGCCACAAAAGCCGGAGTTCCTGATTTTAAGGCTGGTGACACAGTAAACGTTTACGTAAAGATTATTGAAGGTAACAAAGAGCGTATTCAGCTTTACCAAGGTGTAGTTATACAACGTAAAAACTATGGCACCACTGGAGAATCTTTCACCGTAAGGAAAATTTCTAACGGTGTAGGTGTTGAGAGAATTTTCCCTGTTTTGTCTCCTTCAATTGACAAAATCGAAGTGATCAGAAGAGGTAAAGTACGCAGAGCTAAATTGTATTACCTGAGAGGTAAGCACGGTAAAGCCGCAAGAATCAAAGAATTAAAAAAATAA
- a CDS encoding diaminopimelate epimerase translates to MTEFFKYHGTGNDFIMIDNRQSKVSLSTQEIEQACHRRFGVGADGLIMIENAVGYDFRMKYYNSDGREGSMCGNGGRCAVQFASDLGIFEEKTTFIAVDGPHDSAIHDGLVSLKMIDVSIITDEEEGYFLNTGSPHLIVFVENIEKIDVKTVGSAIRYSEKWIARGGVNVNFTEISNPDQIKVRTYERGVEDETYSCGTGVTAAAIVSHFVKSTSEIVNINTLGGQLKVSFNKSNLSDFSNIHLIGPAKFVFKGYL, encoded by the coding sequence ATGACCGAATTTTTTAAATATCATGGAACCGGAAATGACTTTATAATGATTGACAATCGCCAATCAAAAGTCAGCCTTTCTACACAGGAAATTGAACAAGCCTGTCATCGAAGGTTTGGTGTAGGTGCCGATGGTCTCATAATGATAGAAAATGCTGTAGGATATGATTTCAGAATGAAATATTATAATTCCGATGGCCGGGAAGGCTCTATGTGTGGCAACGGCGGCCGATGTGCCGTACAGTTTGCATCAGATTTGGGAATTTTTGAAGAAAAAACAACTTTTATTGCAGTCGATGGCCCTCATGATTCAGCAATTCATGATGGGTTGGTATCGCTCAAAATGATTGATGTTTCAATTATTACAGATGAGGAGGAAGGTTATTTTCTTAATACAGGTTCACCCCATTTGATTGTTTTTGTAGAAAATATCGAAAAAATTGATGTTAAAACTGTGGGTTCGGCGATAAGATATTCTGAAAAATGGATAGCCAGAGGAGGAGTAAATGTGAATTTTACGGAAATTTCAAATCCTGACCAAATTAAAGTCAGAACTTACGAGCGGGGAGTTGAAGATGAAACATATTCTTGTGGTACCGGAGTGACTGCCGCAGCAATTGTTTCTCATTTTGTCAAAAGTACTTCCGAAATCGTAAATATTAACACTTTGGGAGGCCAGCTGAAAGTTAGTTTTAATAAATCAAATTTGTCAGATTTTTCTAATATTCATCTGATTGGGCCGGCAAAATTTGTTTTTAAAGGTTATTTATAA
- the rho gene encoding transcription termination factor Rho yields the protein MYQQDDLKTKLLSELKSICADLNIDYDRSASKKEIIQTIIDKQPKNQENTVKSEPKAAAVKSTEVKATKSRISKTAAPEPEKTPEVVVQVSEPVVETPAPVITQEPAAEAPQTVKPEEESASQESSPRQRKRITRIVSEDTMTPGLFTTHATTIEPKKKAEKYPNALVNEDDEIFQENNEEEETPQVSISDEIDLSDIEVDIPDITDEDLGLLPDDEISKEQRQEAKRKEDYARSIRKQFNTLVKEFDGLIENTGVLEIMSEGSYGFLRSADYNYLASPDDIYVSPSQIKLFGLKTGDTIKGSVRPPKDGEKYFALLKVISVNGKTTEEIRDRIPFEYLTPLFPQDKISLSTRPDIMSTRVLDLFSPIGKGQRGMIVAQPKTGKTVLLKEIANAITINHPEIYLIILLIDERPEEVTDMQRSVRAEVISSTFDETADKHVKVSGMVLEKAKRLVESGHDVVILLDSITRLARAYNTVMPSSGKILSGGVDANALHKPKRFFGAARKIENGGSLTIVATALIDTGSKMDEVIFEEFKGTGNMELQLDRRLANKRVFPSIDILASGTRREDLLMDKDELQRVWLLRKYMADMNPMETMEFLLAKMKGTRNNQEFLMTMNR from the coding sequence ATGTATCAACAAGACGACCTGAAGACCAAACTTCTGTCTGAACTTAAAAGTATTTGTGCTGATCTGAATATAGATTATGACAGGAGTGCTTCAAAAAAAGAAATCATACAAACGATTATTGACAAACAGCCCAAAAATCAGGAGAATACTGTAAAAAGTGAGCCCAAAGCCGCTGCAGTGAAGTCAACTGAAGTCAAAGCAACTAAATCAAGGATTTCAAAAACTGCTGCTCCTGAGCCAGAAAAAACTCCAGAGGTAGTTGTTCAGGTTTCTGAACCGGTGGTAGAAACTCCAGCTCCAGTAATCACTCAGGAACCAGCTGCTGAAGCTCCTCAAACTGTTAAACCGGAGGAAGAGTCAGCTTCACAGGAATCAAGTCCCAGACAAAGAAAACGGATTACCCGCATTGTTTCAGAGGATACCATGACTCCTGGTTTGTTTACCACTCATGCAACCACTATTGAGCCTAAAAAGAAAGCCGAAAAATATCCAAATGCTTTAGTAAATGAAGATGATGAGATATTTCAGGAAAATAATGAGGAAGAAGAAACCCCTCAGGTTTCTATTTCTGATGAAATTGACCTTTCTGATATAGAAGTAGATATTCCGGATATCACTGATGAAGACCTGGGTTTATTGCCTGATGATGAAATCAGCAAAGAACAAAGACAGGAGGCCAAAAGAAAAGAAGACTATGCACGCTCAATCAGGAAGCAATTCAATACTTTGGTAAAAGAATTTGACGGATTGATTGAAAATACCGGTGTTCTTGAAATCATGAGTGAGGGAAGCTACGGTTTTCTTCGTTCGGCAGATTACAACTACCTGGCCAGTCCCGATGATATATATGTTTCCCCATCTCAAATCAAACTTTTTGGCCTTAAAACCGGAGATACCATTAAGGGTTCGGTAAGACCGCCAAAAGACGGCGAGAAGTATTTCGCTTTATTAAAAGTAATCTCAGTTAATGGGAAAACTACTGAAGAAATCAGAGACAGGATTCCATTTGAATACCTCACTCCACTATTTCCACAGGATAAAATCAGTTTAAGTACCCGACCTGACATTATGTCAACCCGGGTGTTGGATTTGTTTTCGCCCATTGGAAAAGGACAGCGGGGAATGATTGTGGCTCAGCCTAAAACAGGTAAAACTGTATTACTGAAAGAGATAGCAAATGCTATTACGATTAATCACCCCGAGATATATTTGATTATACTTCTGATTGACGAAAGACCCGAGGAGGTTACAGATATGCAACGAAGTGTAAGGGCAGAGGTTATTTCATCAACTTTTGACGAAACTGCCGATAAGCACGTAAAAGTATCAGGAATGGTACTTGAAAAGGCCAAAAGATTGGTTGAATCAGGCCATGATGTAGTGATTTTGCTTGACTCAATTACACGTTTGGCTCGTGCCTACAATACGGTGATGCCATCTTCAGGTAAAATTCTCTCAGGTGGTGTGGATGCCAATGCATTGCATAAACCTAAAAGATTCTTTGGTGCAGCCCGTAAGATAGAAAATGGTGGTTCACTTACGATTGTAGCTACTGCTTTGATAGATACCGGTTCAAAAATGGATGAGGTTATCTTTGAAGAATTTAAAGGTACCGGTAACATGGAATTGCAGCTGGATCGTCGTTTGGCCAACAAGCGGGTGTTCCCATCAATAGATATTCTTGCCTCAGGTACACGTCGTGAAGACCTATTAATGGACAAAGACGAGTTGCAAAGGGTATGGTTGCTCAGAAAGTATATGGCGGATATGAATCCTATGGAAACTATGGAGTTTTTACTTGCCAAAATGAAAGGAACACGGAACAATCAGGAATTCTTGATGACCATGAACCGGTAA
- a CDS encoding OmpA family protein has translation MNRFLIPLLIFLGSLLYSWFWNCYRQPHCGTGDSIPAEQVISAAPAADSLQADTAQVAMTPEESVLFEPLDVYFDSGKSSINRSAEIEAWLATAKAYLAKNPAEKLSVTGHTDSDGDDASNLALSEKRANLVKTILSKEGFSADALIVDGKGETEPIVANDTPENKAKNRRVSIRLLK, from the coding sequence ATGAACAGATTCTTGATACCACTATTAATCTTTCTGGGGTCATTGCTTTACAGTTGGTTTTGGAATTGTTACCGCCAACCACATTGTGGTACTGGTGATTCGATTCCTGCTGAGCAGGTTATTTCTGCAGCTCCTGCAGCAGATAGTTTGCAAGCCGATACTGCACAAGTTGCTATGACTCCTGAAGAAAGTGTTCTATTTGAACCTTTAGATGTTTATTTTGATTCAGGTAAATCTTCTATTAACAGAAGTGCTGAAATTGAAGCCTGGTTAGCTACTGCCAAAGCATATCTGGCAAAAAATCCGGCTGAAAAACTGAGCGTAACCGGCCATACCGATAGTGATGGCGACGATGCCTCCAATCTGGCTTTGTCAGAAAAGAGAGCCAATTTGGTTAAAACAATTCTGTCAAAAGAAGGATTCTCTGCCGATGCACTTATTGTGGATGGTAAAGGGGAGACAGAGCCAATTGTTGCCAATGATACTCCAGAAAATAAAGCTAAAAATAGACGCGTTTCAATCAGATTATTAAAATAA
- a CDS encoding HAD-IA family hydrolase, with protein sequence MEIRIKEKLSRITTFVFDVDGVFTDGTILVGENDIQRIFSVRDGYAVQMAANQGYKMAVISGGKQESIKKRLQGLGINDVFLAVGTDQKPIIFEKYLSDNKLKEDEVLYIGDDIPDLLLMQKFKIFSCCPQDSSQEVLDFADFICEKSGGKGAVREVIEMVMKYQKTWMKGF encoded by the coding sequence ATGGAAATTAGAATTAAAGAAAAATTAAGTAGGATTACAACCTTCGTTTTTGACGTGGATGGCGTTTTTACCGATGGGACTATTCTCGTTGGTGAAAATGATATACAACGCATTTTTAGTGTAAGAGATGGTTATGCTGTTCAAATGGCTGCCAACCAGGGATATAAAATGGCTGTTATTTCAGGAGGAAAACAGGAAAGTATAAAAAAAAGACTTCAGGGCTTGGGAATCAACGACGTTTTTCTGGCTGTTGGAACCGACCAGAAACCCATAATTTTTGAAAAATACTTGTCTGATAACAAATTAAAAGAAGATGAGGTGTTGTATATTGGTGATGATATTCCAGATCTGCTTTTGATGCAAAAATTTAAAATATTTTCTTGTTGTCCACAGGACTCTTCACAAGAAGTTCTTGACTTTGCCGATTTTATTTGTGAAAAATCAGGAGGAAAAGGAGCAGTAAGAGAAGTGATTGAAATGGTAATGAAATATCAAAAGACCTGGATGAAAGGTTTTTAG
- a CDS encoding LytTR family transcriptional regulator translates to MSFLNKIKSSVKSAFNTFKKPYHSSTLSFRGFLHALAIATIIFLLLYLVKPFGLSFLETEQRNMAISISGLIALGAMLLCEFVLPLLAKEYFDEHHWTGSKQLVQSLLMSFLIIAGLGIYWNTIPLSGFSFPVDSILYFVYSIIPIIIFIYLQENIHTNKFTKKAENLNYELASKNIINSENPLKILVFLGHGEKLSLIPNQLIYAKISENSTEFYYQNPLGIDKSIINITEKEVREELGHHPQFIKFHKNIVLNANAIMKVTGNARGYEIAIAKVNELVKVSNRYRKNLENI, encoded by the coding sequence ATGTCTTTTCTTAATAAAATCAAAAGCTCTGTTAAATCAGCATTTAACACTTTTAAAAAACCATATCATTCTTCTACACTTTCTTTCAGAGGTTTTTTGCATGCTTTAGCTATAGCAACAATTATTTTTTTGCTGTTATATTTAGTTAAGCCATTTGGCTTAAGTTTTCTAGAAACCGAACAAAGGAATATGGCAATTTCCATTTCAGGCTTGATTGCTCTGGGAGCTATGCTGCTTTGTGAGTTTGTGTTGCCTTTACTGGCAAAAGAATATTTTGATGAACATCATTGGACCGGCTCGAAACAATTAGTACAGTCTTTATTAATGTCGTTTTTGATTATCGCCGGTTTGGGAATCTATTGGAATACTATTCCGTTATCAGGTTTTTCATTTCCGGTTGACAGCATATTGTATTTTGTATATTCTATAATTCCGATTATTATTTTTATTTATTTACAGGAAAATATTCATACCAACAAATTCACCAAAAAGGCTGAAAACCTCAATTATGAATTGGCTTCTAAGAATATTATTAACTCAGAAAATCCGTTAAAAATATTGGTTTTTCTGGGTCATGGGGAAAAACTAAGTTTAATCCCAAATCAATTGATTTATGCTAAAATAAGTGAAAACAGCACGGAGTTTTATTATCAAAACCCATTAGGTATTGATAAATCTATCATCAATATTACAGAAAAAGAGGTGAGGGAAGAATTGGGTCATCATCCCCAATTTATAAAATTTCACAAAAACATTGTGCTAAATGCCAATGCAATTATGAAAGTAACCGGAAATGCCCGTGGTTATGAAATTGCGATTGCTAAAGTAAACGAACTGGTAAAGGTTTCGAACCGATACCGTAAAAACCTGGAAAATATTTGA
- a CDS encoding FKBP-type peptidyl-prolyl cis-trans isomerase: MKLSSKKVFVILFVSVITFSKTQAQSLKTALDSLSYAIGINVGDNIRNQKLDVNPDILARAIKDAIANNKSVMTSESSSAFIQSYFQRESDKVGNENKAKGETFLSQNKSKPGVTTLNSGLQYKILKMAEGPKPAASDRVKVHYHGTLIDGTVFDSSVNRGEPATFGVTQVIKGWVEALQLMSVGSKWTLYIPSDLAYGQQAPPSIGPNQVLIFDVELIEIVK; encoded by the coding sequence ATGAAATTATCCTCAAAAAAAGTATTTGTAATTCTTTTTGTTTCAGTTATCACATTCAGCAAAACTCAGGCTCAATCCTTAAAAACTGCTCTTGATTCACTAAGTTATGCCATCGGGATCAATGTAGGCGATAATATTAGAAATCAAAAACTCGACGTTAATCCTGATATTTTAGCGAGAGCGATTAAAGATGCCATCGCAAATAATAAATCTGTGATGACTTCAGAGTCTTCGAGTGCCTTTATTCAATCCTATTTTCAGAGAGAAAGTGATAAGGTGGGTAATGAAAATAAGGCTAAGGGAGAAACTTTTTTATCTCAAAATAAATCAAAACCAGGAGTAACTACGTTAAATAGTGGACTTCAATACAAAATTTTAAAAATGGCTGAAGGCCCCAAGCCGGCAGCATCTGACAGAGTTAAGGTACATTATCACGGAACACTCATTGACGGTACAGTTTTTGATAGTTCAGTAAACAGAGGCGAGCCGGCCACATTTGGGGTAACTCAGGTGATAAAAGGGTGGGTTGAGGCATTGCAGCTGATGAGTGTTGGGTCAAAATGGACACTTTACATTCCATCTGATCTTGCTTATGGTCAGCAGGCACCTCCTTCAATCGGCCCAAATCAGGTTTTGATATTTGATGTGGAATTGATTGAAATTGTTAAATAA
- a CDS encoding carboxy terminal-processing peptidase has translation MKKTFLTWLGTLSVLVSIAQTEAPKYSYADLEPTASQTKVQAFVTQFLNNYHYSKFSIDDSLSAKVWKSFIDNVDGSRAYFTAEEIKDFEKYQYKIDEALLSGDVDAPFEVFNLYRKKYKERHAYIKNLLSKPLDFTTNDTYEVNRSKSPWAKSEAELDKVWDKIILSQALSLKLGGSTDSAIVATMNKRYDMYETRVLKWRSEDVFQTFVNSFTETIDPHTSYMIPSTAAQFNIEMSQSLEGIGATLQNEGDYVMIKEIIPGGPLFKSGQGNKNDYIVAVAQGDDGDYQDIIGWLTDDAVKLIRGKKGTIVRLKLLASDAPAGSEPRILRLEREKIKLEEAVAQSKIIDVKHDKKDFKIGMIEIPMFYRDFEDARKGGDFQSTTKDVKKFLLEFKEKGVDGVLIDLRNNGGGSLTEAINLSGLFISEGPVVQRRSSRQKVDVEYDTDKELVYSGPLMILQNRFSASASEIFAGAIQDYKRGIIVGERSYGKGTVQQLVDLDQFLNSPRNASRNNNRGSVAGNGNVAMGVGFENKERYGQLKLTTEKFYRITGNSTQLKGVEPDIALPSPFDPDEMGESSQPTALPYDQVELAEFEKQGNINDKLINKLNSKFQSRLKSDQDLKDLVSDLDEYKILKEKNEYSLNYEIRKKEKEDSEKNRKAVKKISKSNSSSDDDDVYLNESEKILCDLISNTK, from the coding sequence ATGAAAAAGACATTTTTGACCTGGCTTGGAACATTGTCGGTTTTGGTATCAATTGCCCAAACCGAAGCTCCAAAATACAGTTATGCCGATTTAGAGCCAACAGCATCCCAGACAAAAGTGCAGGCTTTTGTAACTCAATTCCTAAATAATTACCACTACAGTAAGTTTTCGATTGACGATTCTCTGTCTGCAAAAGTATGGAAGAGTTTTATCGACAATGTGGATGGCTCCAGGGCTTATTTTACGGCTGAAGAAATCAAAGATTTTGAAAAGTATCAGTACAAAATTGATGAGGCATTACTTTCAGGTGATGTAGATGCACCTTTCGAAGTATTTAATCTTTATAGAAAAAAGTACAAAGAAAGACATGCTTATATTAAAAACCTTTTAAGTAAACCTTTGGATTTTACTACAAATGATACTTATGAAGTAAACAGATCTAAATCTCCCTGGGCTAAATCTGAAGCCGAGCTTGACAAAGTATGGGATAAAATCATCCTGAGTCAGGCACTTAGTCTCAAATTGGGCGGAAGTACCGACAGTGCAATTGTAGCCACAATGAATAAACGCTACGACATGTATGAGACCAGAGTCTTGAAATGGAGATCTGAAGATGTTTTCCAAACATTTGTCAATTCTTTTACAGAAACCATTGACCCTCATACCTCCTACATGATTCCCAGTACTGCCGCTCAGTTTAATATTGAAATGAGTCAGTCTTTGGAAGGAATAGGAGCTACACTTCAGAATGAAGGTGATTATGTCATGATCAAAGAGATTATTCCCGGTGGTCCTTTGTTTAAAAGCGGTCAAGGAAATAAAAACGACTATATTGTTGCCGTTGCCCAAGGTGATGACGGTGATTATCAGGATATTATTGGTTGGTTGACCGACGACGCCGTAAAACTTATCAGAGGGAAAAAAGGAACAATTGTAAGGTTGAAATTACTCGCCTCTGATGCACCGGCAGGTTCTGAGCCGCGGATTTTGAGACTTGAAAGAGAGAAAATCAAACTTGAAGAAGCAGTTGCACAGTCCAAAATTATCGATGTTAAACATGATAAAAAAGATTTCAAAATCGGAATGATAGAAATCCCCATGTTTTACCGCGATTTTGAAGACGCCCGAAAAGGAGGTGATTTCCAATCTACAACCAAAGACGTAAAGAAGTTTCTACTTGAATTTAAAGAAAAAGGTGTTGATGGTGTTTTGATTGATTTACGTAATAATGGTGGTGGCTCATTGACAGAAGCCATTAATCTCTCCGGGCTGTTTATATCTGAAGGTCCTGTGGTTCAGCGTCGTAGTTCTCGTCAGAAAGTCGATGTTGAATACGATACAGATAAAGAGTTGGTTTACAGTGGTCCACTAATGATATTGCAAAACAGATTTTCCGCTTCGGCTTCAGAGATTTTTGCAGGAGCTATTCAGGATTATAAAAGAGGAATTATCGTAGGGGAGAGGTCTTATGGAAAAGGTACCGTGCAGCAATTGGTTGATCTGGATCAGTTTCTGAATTCCCCTCGAAATGCTTCCCGAAATAACAATAGAGGGTCTGTAGCAGGGAATGGCAATGTGGCCATGGGTGTTGGTTTTGAAAACAAAGAAAGGTATGGACAATTAAAACTTACTACCGAGAAGTTTTACAGAATTACAGGAAATAGTACCCAATTAAAGGGAGTAGAACCTGACATTGCTTTACCATCGCCTTTTGACCCTGACGAAATGGGGGAGAGTTCACAACCTACCGCCCTACCTTATGACCAGGTTGAATTGGCAGAATTTGAAAAGCAAGGAAATATTAACGATAAATTAATTAATAAACTTAATTCAAAATTCCAGTCAAGACTTAAATCAGATCAGGATCTGAAAGATTTAGTTTCTGATTTGGATGAATACAAAATTCTGAAGGAAAAAAATGAATATTCTTTGAATTATGAAATACGTAAAAAAGAGAAAGAGGACTCGGAAAAGAACCGAAAAGCTGTTAAGAAAATAAGTAAATCAAACAGTAGTTCTGATGATGATGATGTTTATCTCAATGAATCAGAGAAAATTTTATGTGATTTAATTTCAAACACAAAATAA
- a CDS encoding polyprenyl synthetase family protein → MTLSIEEIQAPIASEMKNFEKKFRESMRTNVMLLDQIMKYIIHRKGKQIRPMFVFLSAGTIGEIAEPTYRGATLIELVHTASLVHDDVVDESNYRRGFFSVNALWKNKIAVLVGDFLLTKGLDLSIKHKDFNLMAIVNNAVKEMSEGELLQIEKARRLDITEDIYFEVIRQKTASLIASCCAVGAASTGANEEIIEKARLLGEKIGMAFQIKDDLFDFGTDEIGKPTGIDIKEKKMTLPLIFALNKCSWLEKRRIINLIKNESDKPAKVHEVIAFVKSSGGIEYTEKVMHKYVDEANEILDDFKDSPFRTSLKNLIRFTIERKK, encoded by the coding sequence ATGACCCTATCTATTGAAGAAATACAGGCTCCTATTGCCTCAGAGATGAAAAACTTTGAAAAAAAGTTCAGAGAGTCAATGAGAACCAATGTCATGCTTCTTGACCAGATCATGAAGTATATAATCCATCGTAAAGGGAAGCAAATCAGACCCATGTTTGTATTTTTGTCAGCAGGTACAATTGGTGAAATTGCCGAACCCACCTATCGTGGAGCTACATTGATAGAGTTGGTTCATACTGCCTCACTTGTTCATGATGATGTGGTTGATGAGTCAAACTACAGAAGAGGGTTTTTCTCAGTAAATGCACTATGGAAAAATAAAATTGCCGTTTTGGTTGGAGATTTTTTATTGACAAAAGGACTCGACCTAAGCATAAAGCATAAAGACTTTAATTTGATGGCGATTGTCAATAATGCTGTAAAAGAAATGTCGGAAGGTGAGCTGTTGCAAATAGAAAAAGCAAGGAGGCTGGATATTACTGAAGACATTTATTTTGAGGTAATCAGGCAAAAAACAGCTTCGCTTATTGCATCATGCTGTGCAGTGGGAGCAGCCTCTACCGGTGCAAATGAAGAAATTATAGAAAAAGCCAGGCTTTTAGGTGAAAAAATAGGAATGGCTTTTCAGATAAAAGATGACCTTTTTGATTTTGGTACTGATGAAATAGGAAAACCTACAGGTATTGATATCAAAGAAAAAAAGATGACTTTGCCTTTGATTTTTGCTCTCAACAAATGTTCATGGCTGGAAAAAAGAAGGATTATTAATCTTATAAAAAATGAATCAGACAAGCCTGCCAAAGTTCATGAAGTGATTGCATTTGTGAAATCATCAGGCGGTATAGAATATACAGAGAAAGTCATGCATAAGTATGTGGACGAAGCCAACGAAATTCTGGATGATTTTAAAGATTCACCCTTTAGAACTTCTCTTAAAAATCTGATAAGGTTTACCATTGAAAGAAAAAAATAA
- the hisH gene encoding imidazole glycerol phosphate synthase subunit HisH: MNKPDVTIIKYNAGNIMSVIYALERIGASYEYTDDPEKISEAKKIIFPGVGEAGSAMKSIRESGLDQLIPQLKQPFLGTCVGMQLLCRYSEESNTECLGVFDVDVKRFSKTQGFKIPQTGWNDIFDLKSGLFSGLKENDFVYYNHGYFAPLSDYTIAKTDYILHYSAALQKDNFYACQFHSEISGSVGQQIFENFLKL; the protein is encoded by the coding sequence TTGAATAAGCCTGACGTCACCATAATCAAGTACAATGCGGGAAACATCATGTCGGTGATATACGCTCTTGAACGCATTGGAGCCTCTTACGAATATACCGATGATCCCGAAAAAATTTCAGAGGCGAAAAAAATCATTTTTCCCGGTGTAGGTGAAGCGGGCTCGGCAATGAAAAGTATCAGAGAGTCAGGCCTTGATCAATTGATACCTCAGCTCAAACAACCATTTTTAGGTACTTGTGTAGGTATGCAGTTGCTTTGCAGGTATTCTGAAGAAAGTAACACCGAGTGTTTGGGTGTTTTTGATGTTGACGTAAAGAGATTTTCAAAAACTCAGGGTTTCAAAATCCCCCAAACGGGCTGGAATGATATTTTTGATTTAAAATCCGGACTTTTTTCAGGTTTGAAAGAAAACGATTTTGTGTATTACAATCATGGATACTTTGCCCCACTTTCAGATTATACCATAGCAAAGACAGACTACATTTTACATTATTCGGCGGCATTGCAAAAAGACAATTTCTATGCCTGCCAGTTTCATTCCGAGATAAGTGGTAGTGTAGGGCAACAAATTTTTGAGAATTTTTTAAAATTATGA
- the hisA gene encoding 1-(5-phosphoribosyl)-5-[(5-phosphoribosylamino)methylideneamino]imidazole-4-carboxamide isomerase — protein sequence MIQIIPAIDIIDGKCVRLSQGDYSQKKTYFENPLEVAKMFEDAGLKRLHLVDLDGAKNKKITNAKVLENIASKTSLHIDFGGGVQSEEDLKLAFDCGASQVTGGSIAVKNPEMFENWITQYGGEKIILGADARNEKIAVGGWEEDSGVWVYEFIESWLKKGVKYTISTDVAKDGLLQGPSFDLYKKIQDQFPDLNVIASGGVSAMKDLEDLAEMNIYGVIVGKAIYEGRVSLKEISKRFL from the coding sequence ATGATACAGATTATTCCGGCCATTGATATTATTGATGGAAAGTGTGTGAGGTTAAGCCAGGGAGATTATTCTCAGAAAAAAACTTATTTTGAAAATCCCCTTGAAGTGGCCAAAATGTTTGAAGACGCAGGCTTGAAACGGTTACATTTGGTGGATCTGGATGGTGCCAAAAATAAAAAGATTACCAATGCCAAAGTATTGGAAAATATTGCTTCAAAAACCAGCCTTCATATTGACTTTGGAGGTGGTGTGCAGTCTGAAGAAGACCTAAAACTGGCATTTGATTGTGGTGCATCACAGGTTACAGGTGGAAGTATAGCAGTCAAAAATCCGGAAATGTTTGAGAATTGGATTACCCAGTATGGAGGTGAAAAAATAATCTTAGGTGCAGATGCCCGCAATGAAAAAATAGCAGTAGGTGGCTGGGAAGAGGATTCAGGAGTTTGGGTTTACGAGTTTATTGAAAGTTGGCTAAAAAAAGGAGTGAAATATACTATCAGCACTGATGTGGCAAAAGATGGACTTTTGCAGGGTCCTTCTTTCGATTTGTATAAAAAAATACAAGACCAGTTTCCTGATTTAAATGTAATTGCAAGTGGGGGAGTCAGTGCTATGAAAGACCTTGAAGATTTAGCTGAAATGAATATTTATGGTGTCATAGTAGGTAAAGCAATTTATGAAGGAAGGGTTTCGCTGAAAGAAATATCAAAGAGATTTTTATGA
- a CDS encoding GNAT family N-acetyltransferase, whose amino-acid sequence MSKSLHTEGYEISTDKSRLQFDVIQGFLSQTYWSPGIPPEIVRRSAENSLCFGIYKKDTQVGYARIISDYTTFAYLADVFVLESERGKGLSKWLMETIKQHPDLQGLRRWMLITKDAHTLYSQFGFELANNPENIMQIARPNIYSEQKKDS is encoded by the coding sequence ATGAGTAAATCTTTACACACCGAAGGCTATGAAATAAGCACCGACAAAAGTAGGTTACAGTTTGATGTAATACAAGGATTTCTGTCCCAAACTTATTGGTCACCTGGAATACCTCCGGAGATTGTCCGTCGGTCCGCCGAAAATTCACTCTGCTTTGGAATTTATAAAAAGGACACTCAGGTAGGCTATGCCCGTATCATCTCTGATTACACTACGTTTGCATATCTGGCTGACGTTTTCGTACTGGAATCTGAAAGAGGAAAAGGACTTTCGAAATGGTTGATGGAAACAATAAAACAACATCCTGACTTGCAAGGCCTTCGAAGGTGGATGCTCATTACTAAGGATGCCCATACATTGTATTCCCAATTTGGTTTTGAACTTGCAAACAATCCCGAAAACATCATGCAGATTGCTCGTCCAAATATTTACTCAGAACAAAAAAAAGACTCATAA